The Lonsdalea populi genome window below encodes:
- the gmhB gene encoding D-glycero-beta-D-manno-heptose 1,7-bisphosphate 7-phosphatase translates to MAASVPAIFLDRDGTINVDHGYVHEIDQFQFIDGVIDALRELKSMGFALVLITNQSGIARGKFTEDQFMQLTEWMDWSLADRGVDLDGIYFCPHHPEGSEEEYRQTCDCRKPQPGMLKSAQEHLHIDMASSYMVGDKVEDMQAAAAAGVGTKVLVRTGKPVTEEGEKLADCVIESLADLPKAIKSIKNKR, encoded by the coding sequence GTGGCAGCCAGCGTTCCAGCAATTTTTCTCGACCGCGACGGCACGATTAATGTCGATCACGGTTATGTACACGAAATCGATCAGTTTCAGTTCATCGACGGCGTTATCGATGCGCTGCGCGAGCTGAAGTCCATGGGATTTGCCTTGGTGCTGATTACCAATCAGTCGGGTATCGCGCGCGGCAAATTCACGGAAGACCAGTTTATGCAATTGACCGAATGGATGGATTGGTCATTGGCCGATCGCGGGGTAGACCTGGACGGCATCTATTTCTGTCCGCATCATCCGGAAGGTTCTGAAGAAGAGTATCGCCAGACGTGCGACTGCCGGAAACCACAGCCGGGTATGCTGAAATCTGCCCAAGAGCATCTGCACATCGATATGGCTTCTTCTTATATGGTCGGCGACAAAGTCGAAGATATGCAGGCAGCCGCAGCTGCAGGGGTAGGAACTAAAGTCCTCGTACGTACGGGTAAACCGGTGACGGAAGAGGGAGAAAAACTGGCTGATTGCGTGATAGAGAGTCTGGCAGACCTGCCAAAAGCCATAAAAAGCATAAAAAACAAGCGTTGA
- the metN gene encoding methionine ABC transporter ATP-binding protein MetN — protein sequence MIKLSHITKIFQQNGRAITALDDVTLHVPAGQIYGVIGSSGAGKSTLIRCINLLERPTSGTVLVAEQDLMALSNSQLTRARRQIGMIFQHFNLLSSRTVFGNVALPLELDNLPSAKIKQRVDELLELVGLSDKHDVYPANLSGGQKQRVAIARALASNPKVLLCDEATSALDPATTRAILELLKDINRRLGLTILLITHEMDVVKRICDQVAVISEGRLIEQDTVGQMFSHPKTPLAQKFIHSTLHLDIPDDYIARLTPTPHEGTIPLLRMEFTGQSVDAPLLSEIARRFNVNNNIISAQMDYAGGVKFGIMLAEMAGTEADTTAAIKFLQDNHANIEVLGYV from the coding sequence ATGATAAAACTTTCTCATATTACAAAGATTTTCCAGCAAAACGGTCGAGCCATCACAGCGCTTGACGACGTGACGCTGCACGTTCCGGCGGGCCAAATCTATGGCGTCATCGGCTCTTCTGGCGCGGGTAAAAGCACCTTGATCCGCTGCATTAACCTGCTAGAGCGTCCCACCTCAGGAACAGTTCTGGTCGCTGAACAAGATTTAATGGCGTTATCAAATAGCCAGTTGACGCGCGCACGCCGCCAAATCGGCATGATTTTCCAGCATTTCAATCTGCTTTCATCACGCACCGTATTCGGTAACGTCGCATTGCCGCTGGAGCTGGACAATCTGCCGTCCGCCAAGATCAAGCAGCGCGTCGATGAACTGCTGGAGCTGGTTGGGTTGTCGGATAAGCACGATGTGTATCCCGCCAACCTGTCTGGAGGCCAGAAACAGCGCGTCGCAATCGCCCGCGCGTTGGCCAGCAATCCCAAGGTTCTGTTATGCGATGAAGCCACCAGCGCGCTGGACCCGGCCACGACTCGCGCGATTTTGGAATTGCTGAAAGATATCAATCGCCGCTTGGGGTTGACCATTCTGTTGATCACCCACGAAATGGATGTCGTGAAACGCATCTGCGATCAGGTTGCCGTCATTAGTGAAGGGCGTCTGATTGAGCAAGACACCGTCGGACAGATGTTCTCTCATCCCAAAACACCGCTGGCTCAGAAGTTCATTCATTCAACATTACATCTGGATATTCCGGACGACTATATCGCTCGCCTGACGCCAACGCCTCATGAGGGCACTATTCCTCTGCTGCGCATGGAATTTACCGGTCAGTCTGTTGATGCTCCGCTGCTGTCTGAAATCGCACGGCGCTTCAACGTAAACAACAATATTATCAGTGCGCAGATGGATTACGCAGGCGGGGTCAAGTTCGGCATCATGCTGGCGGAAATGGCCGGCACGGAAGCGGATACCACTGCAGCTATCAAATTCCTGCAAGACAACCACGCAAATATAGAGGTACTCGGTTATGTCTGA
- a CDS encoding methionine ABC transporter permease MetI, with protein MSEAMMWLMARGVWETIVMTLVSGFFGFVLGLPVGVLLYITRPGQIIANPKLYRALSAIVNIFRSIPFIILLVWMIPFTRMIVGTSIGLQAAIVPLTVGAAPFIARMVENALLEIPGGLIEAARAMGATPMQIIKKILLPEALPGLINAATITLITLVGYSAMGGAVGAGGLGQIGYQYGYVGYNSTVMNTVLVLLVVLVFIIQFCGDRAVRAVTRK; from the coding sequence ATGTCTGAAGCCATGATGTGGTTAATGGCCCGCGGCGTATGGGAAACAATTGTGATGACCCTGGTTTCAGGCTTTTTCGGTTTCGTACTGGGACTGCCTGTCGGCGTGCTTCTTTATATAACGCGTCCGGGACAGATTATTGCCAACCCCAAGCTTTACCGGGCACTTTCGGCCATCGTGAACATCTTCCGTTCCATCCCCTTCATTATACTGCTGGTGTGGATGATTCCGTTTACCCGCATGATTGTCGGCACCTCTATTGGTCTTCAGGCCGCGATCGTACCGCTAACTGTAGGCGCCGCGCCGTTTATCGCCCGTATGGTGGAAAATGCGTTGTTGGAAATCCCCGGCGGGTTGATTGAGGCCGCACGGGCGATGGGAGCCACGCCGATGCAAATCATCAAAAAAATCTTGCTGCCTGAAGCGCTGCCCGGCCTGATTAACGCCGCTACCATCACGTTGATTACTCTGGTGGGCTATTCTGCAATGGGGGGTGCCGTAGGCGCCGGCGGCCTGGGACAAATCGGTTATCAGTATGGTTATGTCGGCTATAACTCCACGGTGATGAATACGGTATTAGTACTGTTGGTTGTGTTGGTTTTTATCATTCAATTCTGCGGCGATCGCGCAGTTCGGGCTGTCACTCGCAAGTAA